The window ATTCTTTACTATATGCAATCCCACGCCTGTATGGGCATCTTCACCAAATACAAAGTTCTCTTCAAAAATCCTTCCCTTTATCTCGTCAGGAATCCCGATCCCATTATCGGCAATCCTGATTTCACACATATCCCTTGCTTTTTCTATCTTTATCTCTACCCTGTCAGCCTTCCCATGAATTGTGGCGTTGGCTATTATGTTGTCTATTACTGAGCTCAGGGCCTCATCGGCAAGAACCTGCCCCTTCCCTTCAATCGTAAACCGGATGGAGGAATAGCTCTTCATTACTTCCTTTATCGTGCTTCCGATATTGTACAGCTTAAGGTCTCTGCGGGACGAAATGAAAATCTCAAGCTCCTTCATACTTCTTATCAAATCAACACTCTTCCCGACACGGCCAGATGCCTCTTTGAGGAGCCTCTCTTCCCTCGTTTCTCCATAAAGTCTCAGGGCGCTCCTGATAACGGACAGGTCATTTATTAAATCATGCCTTAAAATCTTGTTAATCATTGCAACGTGCTCACGGCTGATCTTCAGTTCTTCCTCGGCCTTTCTGCGGTCGGTGATGTCAGTCAGGAAATTCAGAGTGGCTGTTTTCCCTTTCCAGTTTATCAAAACGGCATTCAGTTCTACCCACCTGATATTACCGTCTCTGTGGATAATCCGAAAAGAATAGAGGTGAGGAAGCTCCTCGCCCTTCATTCGCCTAATATATCTGTCGATAACCATGTCCCGGTCATCCGGGTGGATGAACTCAATAAATGGTCTTGCCATGATTTCCTCACCGGAATAACCGATCATCATGGTGGACACCGGATTGAGAAATACCACTTTATCATCCTGAACTACAAAAATGGCCTGGTTGGCATTCTCAAAAAGATTTCTATAGTTCTCCTCGCTCTCCCGCAGCGCTTCCTCCACACGCTTGCGGTCGGTGATGTCGTTATATAATACCTGAAACTGTCTTTCACCATCCCAGAGTACTTCTTTGCGGAAAACCTGAAGATGGCGGAGTTCACCGTCTTTCCTTACGATGCTTATGTCGTATTCGGACGGGTCATAATCACCTCGTTTTCTTTTTTCCTTTCTTATCTGGTGCTCGGCAAAACTCTCCGGAGTATAGCGATTTTCTGCGGGGGTTGTTTTCAATTCCTCAAGGCTGTTGCAACTATTGATATCCAGAATTACCCGATTAGCATAAATTGTCTCACCTTCTGCAGTCACGATGCGCACCCCCAGCGGGCAGTCATCCAGAGAACGGCGGAAGTTCTCTTCACTTTGGCGTTGCGACTCCTCCGCCCGCTTCTGGTCTTCGATCACGCTCTGTAGCGCAAGGCGCGATTGGTTGGAAGCCGCGAGCAACTCCTGCGCCAGCTTTTCGGAGGCTGCGATTGCATCGCTGCGCTTCTGCTCGGTCAGGTCGGTTGCCACCAGGAACAAGCAATCGGGCATCTCGTTGATGGGCAGGTTGCCCACCGAAAGAGAGGCCGGCACCGGTGTTCCGTCGCTGGCGGTAAGTACAAGTTGCTCGCGGCGTTTTTCGTCTGCGCCTTTTATCAGCAGTGACTGAAGAATTTGCTGACTGTCTGGGGCAACCCAGGTGTGGATTGTGGAACCGATCACCTTTTCAAGCGGTGTCTTGAGCATCTCGGCAAAGCGCCGGTTGGCATACAGAATCACGCCCTCCGCCGTCAGGGTCAGCGCGCCTTCGCCCATATTCTCGATCAGTATCCGGTAAGAATGATCGGCGCCCTTGAGCGTAAAGAGCTGCTCGCCGTCCACGCCCGAGACGACGAGCGCGTCCACCTCGCCGCTGCCAATGGCGCGCAAAGTCTCTTCGGCTTCGTCCAGCCGCGCGCGCAGGTCTTCGTTTTCAGCGACAAGCTGTTTTTGTGTTCTGCTTGTAGATTTCTTGAGCATGTCAACTCCCTGTTTCGGATTACTCCATTTCGGATTGCAGATTGCGGATTTCGGATTTCAACCCGCAACCGCCATTCCGCAATCTGCAATCAGGTCTTCTTCCTCAAATCCAGCCCCACTAGCACGCGTTCGGTCTTCGACATATCGCCGATGATGCGGCGCAGCGGGAGGGGCAATTTCTTGATGAATGTCGGAGCGGCGATGATCTGCTCGCCCTGTGCCAGTTGCGGCTGTTGGTACAGGTCGATCACATCCAGTTCGTAGCGCCCTTGCAGGTGCTACTCGCAATGACGGAGAGCTGATTGTGCAAAGCTCTCATAATTTCATTCTCTACCGATTTTCCTTATTTCAGAAGTTGGTACTTGTGAAGTAAATAAAGAAAAATACAGAATGTCAATAAGATATTTTCTTATGAATAATGGGGGGTAGAATTACCTATTGCTCAAGATTTTCAAGATATAATTGAAGATTTGCCTTTTTGTTGCTCAACCCGAGTTTTTTTCTGATATTTTTTCTGTGGATATCTATTGATCCTGTGGCTATCCTCAATATTTCTGCAATTTCCTTTGTTGGCTTGCCATCTTTTACGAGCACAGCCACCTTGATTTCTTGGGGAGTAAGATTGAACTGCCGTATGTTTTTCAGCAGGGGCGTTGCAATATTATGGAGATGTGCTTCTATGATATCAAGATTGAGTCGCTGTCCGACATCGAGACTCCCTTTTTTCATCTGTTCCACAAAGGGGACAACCAGATTCCGTACATTCATCACGAATTTCTCTTCCACGTCCTTCTTATCATCTACCCGTTGTCTCAAGAGAACCTTCAGCACCGTATTGAGTTCCTGAAGGTTCATGTTCTTGGTTTCCAACTCCACCGTTCGTTCCTTAACCATGCTCTCAAGATGCTTTAGATGCCTTTCCAATTCCCCCTCTGCCTGCTTGCGCTCGGTGATGTCGCGTGCGGCAGCGAAGATACCAGACACCTCACCTTTTTTATTGTGGTA is drawn from Syntrophales bacterium and contains these coding sequences:
- a CDS encoding circadian clock KaiB family protein, whose product is MQGRYELDVIDLYQQPQLAQGEQIIAAPTFIKKLPLPLRRIIGDMSKTERVLVGLDLRKKT
- a CDS encoding PAS domain S-box protein, which codes for MLKKSTSRTQKQLVAENEDLRARLDEAEETLRAIGSGEVDALVVSGVDGEQLFTLKGADHSYRILIENMGEGALTLTAEGVILYANRRFAEMLKTPLEKVIGSTIHTWVAPDSQQILQSLLIKGADEKRREQLVLTASDGTPVPASLSVGNLPINEMPDCLFLVATDLTEQKRSDAIAASEKLAQELLAASNQSRLALQSVIEDQKRAEESQRQSEENFRRSLDDCPLGVRIVTAEGETIYANRVILDINSCNSLEELKTTPAENRYTPESFAEHQIRKEKRKRGDYDPSEYDISIVRKDGELRHLQVFRKEVLWDGERQFQVLYNDITDRKRVEEALRESEENYRNLFENANQAIFVVQDDKVVFLNPVSTMMIGYSGEEIMARPFIEFIHPDDRDMVIDRYIRRMKGEELPHLYSFRIIHRDGNIRWVELNAVLINWKGKTATLNFLTDITDRRKAEEELKISREHVAMINKILRHDLINDLSVIRSALRLYGETREERLLKEASGRVGKSVDLIRSMKELEIFISSRRDLKLYNIGSTIKEVMKSYSSIRFTIEGKGQVLADEALSSVIDNIIANATIHGKADRVEIKIEKARDMCEIRIADNGIGIPDEIKGRIFEENFVFGEDAHTGVGLHIVKNTIENYGGSVRVEDNTPKGAVFVLKMKGVK